In a genomic window of Cytobacillus sp. FSL H8-0458:
- the sigW gene encoding RNA polymerase sigma factor SigW translates to METLVKNRIKQVLKGDQDAYAEVVEIYKDKVFQICYRMLGNRHEAEDIAQEAFLRAYVNIASFNIDLKFSTWLYRIATNLCIDRIRKKKPDYYLDAEVAGTDGLNMYSQIASDARLPEDDVESLELQETIQREISKLPEKYRSVIVLKYIEELSLNEISETLDLPLGTVKTRIHRGREALRNQLRYV, encoded by the coding sequence ATGGAGACACTCGTAAAAAATAGGATAAAGCAAGTATTAAAAGGCGACCAGGATGCTTATGCTGAAGTTGTTGAAATATACAAAGATAAAGTTTTTCAGATTTGCTACAGAATGCTGGGAAACAGGCATGAGGCAGAGGATATCGCTCAGGAGGCCTTCTTAAGAGCTTATGTAAATATTGCCAGCTTTAATATTGACTTGAAATTTTCCACATGGCTCTATCGGATTGCCACTAACCTTTGTATAGACAGAATCAGAAAAAAGAAGCCTGATTATTATCTGGATGCAGAGGTCGCCGGAACGGATGGATTGAACATGTATTCTCAAATCGCTTCAGATGCGAGGCTGCCGGAGGATGATGTAGAAAGCCTGGAACTGCAGGAAACAATCCAAAGAGAAATATCGAAGCTTCCTGAAAAATATCGTTCGGTTATTGTTTTAAAATATATTGAAGAATTATCGCTGAACGAGATCAGTGAAACGCTCGATCTTCCATTGGGAACCGTAAAGACCCGGATTCACCGGGGACGGGAAGCTCTTAGAAATCAATTAAGATATGTTTAA
- a CDS encoding aspartyl-phosphate phosphatase Spo0E family protein, whose translation MCVKELLRDIEDCRTRMIQLAASGSFTDHMVVDTSNKLDELLNKYYTLTAKK comes from the coding sequence GTGTGTGTTAAGGAATTATTGAGAGATATAGAGGATTGCCGGACAAGAATGATTCAATTAGCAGCTTCCGGATCTTTTACAGATCACATGGTAGTTGATACCAGCAATAAACTTGATGAACTTCTAAATAAATATTATACACTTACAGCAAAAAAATGA